In a genomic window of Microterricola viridarii:
- a CDS encoding magnesium and cobalt transport protein CorA: protein MPQRQNDGSAPRRPGLFRRGSGGQAPAAPGTTRRTTYVVDGRLTSAPPHTSIADALRFSQEEPGRIALCLFPDPTVDDIAELADAWGLHPVLVEDLQVAGQRPKLERYGDVLFLVVRSARYVDEAEEVDFSEFHVLVRPNSVAVLCQDGRWVDGSDDATLPRNAETADHTLLDDSELLGLGPEAVVYRLLDVIVDGYTPVLRGLAIDQEQIERQVFSGDAAVAERIYRLSQEVIDLRHATSSLVDVVAALRKGFDRYGIPDALQTYLQDVADHLTLVDGRVSELRDSLSQILNVNATLVSQRQNEDMKKISGWAAILFAPTLIAAVYGMNFDNMPELHWALGYPLAVGGMIAFAAVLYITFKLKKWM from the coding sequence ATGCCGCAGCGACAGAACGACGGATCAGCACCGCGTCGGCCCGGATTGTTCCGCCGGGGCAGCGGCGGCCAGGCCCCAGCCGCTCCGGGCACGACGCGCCGCACCACCTACGTCGTGGACGGCCGGTTGACCAGCGCGCCGCCGCACACCTCGATCGCCGACGCGCTCCGGTTCTCCCAGGAGGAGCCCGGGCGCATCGCGCTCTGCCTGTTCCCCGATCCAACGGTCGACGACATCGCGGAACTGGCCGACGCCTGGGGGCTGCACCCGGTGCTCGTCGAAGACCTGCAGGTCGCCGGCCAGCGGCCCAAACTGGAACGCTACGGCGACGTGCTCTTCCTCGTGGTGCGGTCGGCGCGCTACGTGGATGAGGCGGAAGAGGTCGACTTCTCCGAGTTCCACGTGCTCGTGCGCCCGAACTCGGTGGCGGTGCTCTGCCAGGACGGCCGATGGGTCGACGGCTCGGATGACGCCACGCTGCCGCGCAACGCCGAGACCGCCGATCACACGCTGCTCGACGACTCGGAGCTGCTGGGGCTCGGGCCGGAGGCGGTCGTCTACCGGCTGCTGGACGTGATCGTCGACGGCTACACCCCGGTGCTGCGCGGCCTCGCCATCGACCAGGAGCAGATCGAGCGGCAGGTGTTCAGTGGCGACGCCGCCGTCGCCGAGCGCATCTACCGGCTGAGCCAGGAGGTCATCGACCTGCGGCACGCGACATCCTCGCTGGTGGATGTGGTGGCGGCGCTGCGGAAGGGCTTCGACCGCTACGGGATCCCCGACGCGCTGCAGACATACCTGCAGGATGTGGCCGACCACCTGACGCTGGTCGACGGGCGCGTGTCGGAGCTGCGCGATTCGCTCTCGCAGATCTTGAACGTGAACGCGACGCTGGTCTCCCAACGGCAGAACGAAGACATGAAGAAGATCTCCGGCTGGGCCGCCATCCTGTTCGCGCCGACCCTGATCGCCGCCGTCTACGGCATGAACTTCGACAACATGCCCGAGCTGCACTGGGCCCTCGGCTACCCGCTCGCGGTCGGCGGCATGATCGCGTTCGCCGCAGTGCTCTACATCACCTTCAAGCTCAAGAAGTGGATGTAG
- a CDS encoding DUF3151 family protein: MTGDNTLGPAETELPDAPAVREALASANRDEVADLALRHPESPLVWAELSDIAHADGRLVDAYAYAAVAHARGLEALDAAGWRPGDSVSWQHRANRGVLRAAYALRRAASAIGAHDEADRLGDFLQGLDPEAVERIEMKYTTTQLLPVITPEMLAAAQPPTEAFVIRGED; this comes from the coding sequence GTGACTGGCGACAACACGCTCGGCCCTGCCGAGACCGAACTGCCCGATGCGCCCGCTGTGCGCGAGGCGCTCGCTTCAGCGAATCGCGACGAGGTCGCAGACCTCGCACTCCGGCATCCGGAGTCCCCACTGGTCTGGGCCGAGCTCTCTGACATCGCCCACGCCGACGGCCGCCTCGTCGACGCCTACGCCTATGCGGCGGTCGCCCACGCGCGCGGCCTCGAGGCCCTGGACGCCGCGGGCTGGCGCCCCGGCGACAGCGTGTCCTGGCAGCACCGGGCCAACCGCGGCGTCTTGCGCGCCGCCTACGCCCTGCGGCGCGCGGCCAGCGCGATCGGCGCGCACGACGAGGCCGACCGGCTCGGCGACTTCCTGCAGGGTCTCGACCCGGAGGCTGTGGAGCGGATCGAGATGAAGTACACCACCACCCAGCTCTTGCCGGTGATCACACCCGAGATGCTCGCGGCAGCGCAGCCGCCCACTGAAGCCTTTGTCATCCGAGGAGAGGACTAG